GCTTACTGCGAACGGGATGTTGCAACTTCCTGACTGCCTTGGCTTCAATCTGACGGACACGCTCACGCGTGACTTTGAAGATCCGTCCGACTTCTTCCAGTGTATAGGTATATCCATCGCCTAAACCAAATCGCAGCTTGATAATCTCACGCTCACGGTAGGTCAATGTTTTCAAAACGTGATCAATTTTGTCTTTCAGCATTTCCTGGCTGGCCGTGTTGACAGGACTATCCGAATCGGAATCCTCGATGAAGTCACCGAAGTAACTGTCTTCACTTTCACCCACAGGACGATCCAGGCTGATTGGATGTCGGGAAATCTTCAGCACACGTCGTGTTTCTTCCAGACTGATGCCGGCGACTTCAGCTGTTTCTTCCAAGGTCGGCTCGCGGCCATTTTCCTGCAGCAGTTGCTTGCTGACCTTTCGCAATTTGGACATTGTCTCGATCATGTGCACGGGAATTCGAATCGTACGTGCCTGATCGGCAATCGCACGGGTGATGGCCTGACGGATCCACCAGGTCGCATAAGTCGAGAATTTATAACCACGACGGTATTCATATTTATCGACGGCTCGCATCAATCCGGTATTGCCTTCCTGAATCAGGTCCAGGAAGCTTAAACCGCGATTCCGATATTTTTTGGCAATTGAAACAACCAGACGCAGGTTTCCGCCTGAAAGCTCCCGCATCGCGGTTTCATAATCGAGATACCGCTGCTTGACGGCTTTGATTCGTTCCCGAAGTGTTTCAGGAGTCTCCATCGTCATTGAAACCAGATCCTGAAGTTCCCGATCCAGGTTAGCACGATCATCCTTGCTGTCTTTTGCTCTCAGATCGTTCATGTCACGAATCTGGTCTTCCAGTTCCGTCATCCGTTGAGAAATCTGCTCCAGACGCTTCATACCAATTTGTAGACGTTGCGTTCGCAGGCTCAATTCTTCAATCAAAGTCGCCATTTTGCGACGGCGCTTCTGCAGCGTAGCATAGGCTGCGCGACGTTCAGACTTGGTCAATTCTGGATTGACAAATCGCTCAAAGTCACCCGCATTTTTATTACTGAGATATTCCAGGGTCTTCAGATT
This genomic interval from Gimesia alba contains the following:
- the rpoD gene encoding RNA polymerase sigma factor RpoD — encoded protein: MHRLDARLNELIENGKKQGYLTYDQVSAYLPDEAVNPEKLDNLLLTIEEIELDIIPDQVITVLQPEKAKSGRSRSTDEASRRIDDPVRMYLTQMGEIPLLTRDEEIRLAKKIEITRRRFRRELLSSDYAMRQAIEILDKVHKSELPFDRTIKVSVTEGLEKNQILGRMPHNLKTLEYLSNKNAGDFERFVNPELTKSERRAAYATLQKRRRKMATLIEELSLRTQRLQIGMKRLEQISQRMTELEDQIRDMNDLRAKDSKDDRANLDRELQDLVSMTMETPETLRERIKAVKQRYLDYETAMRELSGGNLRLVVSIAKKYRNRGLSFLDLIQEGNTGLMRAVDKYEYRRGYKFSTYATWWIRQAITRAIADQARTIRIPVHMIETMSKLRKVSKQLLQENGREPTLEETAEVAGISLEETRRVLKISRHPISLDRPVGESEDSYFGDFIEDSDSDSPVNTASQEMLKDKIDHVLKTLTYREREIIKLRFGLGDGYTYTLEEVGRIFKVTRERVRQIEAKAVRKLQHPVRSKQLQGFIEGLAPDWGQTESSEEEVDATASASI